AAACACTGTCAATAGCATTTGCTATCAAAATAATTTTTACAGTATTAACTCTGTAAATAATCAAATAAAAATATTATGAAAATTAGATTGATTTAGTCATTATTGCCAATAACTGTTCAAATCACCAAAACTAAAAAGATAATGAACCTATTCAAAAACAAATGATCTCTACCAATATTCAATTTAAGAAAAAAATTGCATATGCCCTATGAAATCAAGATTGATGAAGTGTTAAAAATTATTTTTGGGAGATATTTCTTTTGATGAATGGATTGCAACAGAACCACCTGCATCATCATAAATGCCGTAAGAAACAATTTCAGAATATTCATCATCAATATTTACGCTTTTTTAAATAATTATTTCATAGTCATCCTCATAATATTCATATTCGTCCGTCAGATTTTCATCATCTTCAACGACAGCAAGCTTATCAACATCCAAGCTTGTATTATCGTTTGAAACTGTCAGGTTAACTGAATCATGACCATCAGATGCGCTGACAGCACCTATTGCTAAAATAGCCAGAAAAAGTATGCTAACAAGCATTATTCTTTTAAACTTCATAATTCTTTCTCCCATAATGCATGTAAAATATTGGACATTCTACATAAGTAACATTATATGAAATAATTTTTGTAAGAGCTTTGTCAATAAATCTGTTTTTTCTTAATTTTATTTATTTTCATCATATAACTATCTAATTTTTCTTTATTTTTAATATAATCCATTTAAAAGAGTTATTTTTAATTTTTAGAGAGATCTTATTTTATCATATTTTTAACTATTTTTTCTAGAGAAAATTCCATTTCAACCAGAATATTTTTCAACTTGTTTTTCAAAGTAAAATTCTTTAAATTTTCTTTATCAATTGAAAAATCTTTCAATAACTTTTATTTAGTTTAATATTAATTAAAATTAAATATAATAAGTTATAAATACTTTAAATTACATAATATTATATAATAATTATTTATATAAATAAAAGCTCCACATCATCCAAAAACAAAAAATAAAGCCAAATAACAATTAAAATAAGAAAACTAAGAAAAAATATTAAAAAACTAAATTATTGACAAAACCCTTAAAAAAAAATTACTCAAAAGAACAGCCCCAATCACTATTATGGCATCATGAAAAAATTGAAAATAAAGCTAAAAGGATAAATTGACTTTATCCAAAGCTTTAATATATTTGTCTGCATAATTCTGTTTAAGTGTTATTGGGTAATTACTCTCTGTTTCATAGATATAAGAAACCAAACCATTATTTGCAATAGGTACAGTAATATAGGCAGGACTTGAACCCAACTGCGGATCATATCTTTTAATGTGAGGAGTCAATATTAGCAGCCTTTTTAAATAAAGAGAAGATTTCTTATGGAGATTTTTACTTATTTTGACACTTTTAATGTTTTTATTAGAAATCATATGTATGAATCTAGGATATTTGTATCCGCTAATTTTATAGCTTGTTTCATGGATATCTGTTGTTATTTCAGGTTTTTCATTAACTATATCCTTTATTATATATTTGTTTCCTAATATCTGGCCGTTCATTCTGCTTTTTGAATAACTGTTCTGGTCTTTGGTCACATGAATGTAATATAACACATACTTTCTTTTTAATGTATTGCTTTTCTTAATCAGGCTTTTATATATTGCCTTGTGCATTTCGCATTCTTGAACATGAACTCCAACAATTAAGGCAATGGTTTTTGTTGAAGACAGATTTCCGAAGTAGAGCTTTTCAACGTATCCTTTTGAAGTTTTACCTAAAATTCTTTTATATGTATGAACTTTTGACTTGCTTCCATCTTTTGAAACAGCAAAAAACTTTAAAACTTTATTCGATGCCAAATTTATAGGGCTTGTATATTTTTTGCTGTGAACAGTTGGTTTTTTACCGTTTGTGGAATAATAAATTGTTCCTTTCTTATCTGATTTAAGTTTTATAACTAATTTCTTGTCAGATTTAACAATCATCTTATTTATCCATACCTTAGGGGCTTTTTTAATGACTGCACCTGAATTTTTGGATTTTTCAGAAGTATTCTGATTAGCGGCTAATACATTATCATTTTTATCAGAAGAATCATTCTGATTAGTGTCTTCCTCTAAAGAAAGAGGAGACTGTAAACTGGACTCATTTGTAATGCTGTTATTCGAATTGTTAGTTAAATCACTATTTTGAGCACTGACTGATGCAATCAAACAAAATAAAGACAGGAATATTAAAATTAATATGAAATATTTTTTATTTAACAAGACTTAACCTCCCTCTAATTACTATAATAATTGTTTTATTGGAGTTTGTATAAATAGCTATTAGATAATTTTAAAGTCAAATGAAATTACATCATCAACCAAAGATAATATTTCATAACCATTGTAAACTGTTTGAACCATTAGAAAATAATTCCACAAATCTATTTTGGTCATTTAATCCATAATTAACATAATAATACTAATAATCAACTTCAATTGATTTTTTTAGATTAACTACATTACGAAAATAATAGCAGATGCAGATTGCACCTGCATTATAACACGTTTATATAAAATTTATTTAGATTTATCAATGTATCGATTTGCAGGTTCAGCATTAGGATAATTAACACTATTCGGATTATTAGGATAGTATTTACTGCTTTGACCTAAGGTTTCTATAATATTTCCATTATCGTCAACATTATAATAATATCCATCTTCACCCATTATGGTATGAGTACTGCTGCCACTACTTTGGCTACTTTGAGAACTACCCCCTGAAACAGTAGATTCAGTAACTTCCTCTTTAATAGTCAATTTCTGTGTTGTGTTATTGCCTGTGTAGTTTTTATTTCCATTATAACTCACTGTAACATTATATTTTCCTTTTTTCAAATCCAAATCAAGTTTAGCCTTACCTTTAGAATCTGTCTTAACAACATCATCAACAACTACCTTGCCTTTACTGTTGGTTACTGTAATGTTAACTACTTCTTTGGATAATGGAGTTTTATTCAAATCTGTTAATTGTATGGATAATTCTCCCCCTTCATTCTGCTCTTTATCACTTGTAATTTTAATTTTTGTAGGTTCTTTGGCATGCATTGGATTTAGAAACATTATGCCCATTGCTGCTGCAAGAATAACAATTATTACAACCAATATTATAATTATATTTTTGTTTTCCATTTAAGTTCCTCCAAATAAACTAATACTATTTATACACAAATTAAATTATAACATTCGAACAGGACCCCACACTACCATAATCACACATAAATATTTTGACAGACGATAATAATAGTTGAACAGTTAATTATGAAAGTAAACTAATACTATTATAAAAAATAATCAAATCCTACAAGCGAATGTTAGGAAAAAATAGAATTAGGTGGATGAAGTTTCACCTAGAAAAATCCACCATGTCTTTCACCTGTTCTTAAATCTACAGTACTTCGATAATGATCAGAATACTCTTGTATCACATGATTTTCATCAATTTGATATCTCTTAGTTTCAGGATAGGGATCATTGCTTGGCGGTAAATTATTAATATCATACGGATTTCCTGATGAAGATTTAGAACTTGTAGGTTGTGTTTCAGCTACTTTCTCTTTAATGTTTAATTTCTGAGTAGTGTTGTTTCCTGTGTAGTTTTCATTTCCAGCATAACTAACAGAAACATCATATTTACCTTTCTTCAAATTTAAATCTAATTTCGCATTACCTTTATCATTTGTTTTCACAGTTTTATTTGCCACAATTTTCCCTTTACTATTTTTAATTGTGATGTTAACCTTCTCTTTGGACAATGGAGTTTTATTTAAATCAGTCAACTTAACTGACAAATCATCCCCTTCATATAAAGTTTTATTGCTACTTACTTTGATTTTTGTAGGTTCTTTAGCATGCATTGGATTTAAAAACATTATACCCATTGCTGCTGCAAGAATAACAATTATTACAACCAATATTATAATAATATTTTTGTTTTCCATTTTCAGTTCCTCCGATAAACATACTAGTTAATACTATTTATTACACAAATTAAATAATAACACTTTCGACCAAGAACAAACACTACAATAATCAAAAAGACACATGAATATTTTGATAGTTGTTTGCAGAAACAGTTGAATAAACAGTCAATCACGAAAGTAAACAAATACAATTATAAAAAATAGTGTAATCAAGTAAGCAAATGTATAGAAAAAAGAAAAAAAGTAAGTAACTGCCTAAGCAAGTTACTTAACAGTAATTTTCACTTTCTTAGTCAATTTGTTGTAGTATGCGTTACCTTTGTAGGCAATTGTTCCGTCAAATTTACCTTTCTTGGT
This genomic interval from uncultured Methanobrevibacter sp. contains the following:
- a CDS encoding chitobiase/beta-hexosaminidase C-terminal domain-containing protein → MLNKKYFILILIFLSLFCLIASVSAQNSDLTNNSNNSITNESSLQSPLSLEEDTNQNDSSDKNDNVLAANQNTSEKSKNSGAVIKKAPKVWINKMIVKSDKKLVIKLKSDKKGTIYYSTNGKKPTVHSKKYTSPINLASNKVLKFFAVSKDGSKSKVHTYKRILGKTSKGYVEKLYFGNLSSTKTIALIVGVHVQECEMHKAIYKSLIKKSNTLKRKYVLYYIHVTKDQNSYSKSRMNGQILGNKYIIKDIVNEKPEITTDIHETSYKISGYKYPRFIHMISNKNIKSVKISKNLHKKSSLYLKRLLILTPHIKRYDPQLGSSPAYITVPIANNGLVSYIYETESNYPITLKQNYADKYIKALDKVNLSF
- a CDS encoding carboxypeptidase-like regulatory domain-containing protein; the encoded protein is MENKNIIIILVVIIVILAAAMGIMFLNPMHAKEPTKIKVSSNKTLYEGDDLSVKLTDLNKTPLSKEKVNITIKNSKGKIVANKTVKTNDKGNAKLDLNLKKGKYDVSVSYAGNENYTGNNTTQKLNIKEKVAETQPTSSKSSSGNPYDINNLPPSNDPYPETKRYQIDENHVIQEYSDHYRSTVDLRTGERHGGFF